The proteins below are encoded in one region of Telopea speciosissima isolate NSW1024214 ecotype Mountain lineage chromosome 10, Tspe_v1, whole genome shotgun sequence:
- the LOC122643697 gene encoding uncharacterized protein LOC122643697, translated as MKNGYPAKGYSPMSYPLPQTGEYPEDYPISNYKNKTHSRIRCVFFIITTAVVMIAMLCFLLVFIVHPLRPIFHIDTLSVSNFTIIHSKLNADWNLKFRIWNPNSQMEISFHKINAYIYHKSNKLSNSSIEPVLLVKRNETILADKLETRQEFADKEMEEEWKSTGVLDLSVRTKMTLRLQYKNGLGGYTNDRNMVVLCENLKIFFDDNNRNGRSVGPSDCMFSGV; from the coding sequence ATGAAAAACGGGTATCCGGCGAAAGGTTACTCTCCGATGAGCTATCCTCTGCCGCAAACAGGGGAATATCCAGAAGACTACCCAATTTCAAACTACAAAAACAAAACTCACTCACGCATTAGGTGTGTGTTTTTCATCATCACCACTGCAGTGGTCATGATAGCCATGCTCTGCTTCCTTCTAGTTTTCATCGTTCATCCTCTACGGCCCATCTTCCATATCGACACCCTCTCTGTATCTAATTTCACCATCATTCATTCAAAGCTTAATGCTGATTGGAATCTAAAGTTCAGAATTTGGAACCCAAACAGCCAGATGGAAATAAGTTTTCACAAGATCAACGCCTATATTTATCACAAGTCGAATAAATTGTCGAACTCTTCAATAGAGCCTGTCTTGTTGGTGAAGAGGAATGAGACTATCTTGGCTGATAAGTTGGAGACACGTCAAGAATTTGCGGAcaaagaaatggaagaagagTGGAAGAGTACTGGAGTTTTGGATCTGAGTGTGAGGACGAAGATGACGCTTAGGCTCCAGTATAAGAATGGATTAGGTGGGTATACGAATGATCGGAATATGGTTGTTCTCTGCgagaatttgaaaattttctttgacgATAATAACAGGAATGGGAGGTCTGTAGGGCCTTCGGATTGTATGTTTTCTGGTGTGTGA